A section of the Coleofasciculus sp. FACHB-1120 genome encodes:
- a CDS encoding photosystem I protein PsaX translates to MTAQAKKPKGSLTQTSKPPYPFRTIVSLILLAGNFLVAAIYFHIINP, encoded by the coding sequence ACTGCACAAGCCAAGAAACCAAAAGGTTCTCTTACTCAGACGAGTAAACCTCCCTATCCTTTTCGCACTATCGTTTCGCTGATTCTCTTAGCGGGTAACTTCCTAGTTGCAGCGATTTATTTCCACATCATCAACCCGTAA
- a CDS encoding branched-chain amino acid ABC transporter permease, protein MDIQTAQLIVNGIAVGCIIALAAIGLTLTYGILRLSNFAHGDFMTLGAYLTWLANISGINIWLSMILGAGGTVAAMLLSEQLLWKPMRARRASPTTLIIISIGLALFLRNGIIFIWGGGNQRYNLPIASAINILGVNVAYYRIVVMVLAVLAMLGLHFLLQNTKIGKAMRAVADDIDLARVSGINVERVVIWTWLITGVFTSLGGAMYGLITGLRPNMGWFLILPMFASVILGGIGNPYGAIAGALVIGIAQEVSVPILGSEYKQGVALLIMVLILLVRPQGLFKGTL, encoded by the coding sequence ATGGACATCCAAACTGCTCAACTAATTGTGAATGGCATCGCCGTGGGTTGCATCATTGCGCTAGCGGCGATTGGTCTAACGCTGACTTATGGAATTTTGCGCCTTTCCAACTTTGCTCATGGCGATTTTATGACCTTGGGCGCGTATCTTACCTGGTTAGCGAATATCAGTGGGATAAATATTTGGCTGTCAATGATTCTAGGCGCGGGAGGAACGGTGGCGGCGATGCTACTGAGCGAACAGCTGCTCTGGAAACCAATGCGGGCACGCCGCGCCTCCCCTACCACCCTGATCATCATCTCTATTGGACTTGCCTTGTTTCTCCGCAATGGCATCATTTTCATTTGGGGAGGAGGCAACCAGCGCTACAATTTGCCGATTGCCTCCGCTATCAACATCCTGGGAGTCAACGTGGCTTATTACCGGATTGTTGTCATGGTTTTAGCCGTCCTCGCCATGTTGGGGCTGCATTTCCTGTTGCAGAACACCAAAATCGGGAAGGCAATGAGAGCAGTTGCGGATGATATCGATCTCGCTCGCGTCTCAGGCATTAACGTTGAGCGCGTGGTGATTTGGACTTGGCTTATTACTGGCGTTTTTACGTCCCTGGGAGGAGCTATGTACGGGCTGATTACGGGTCTACGCCCCAACATGGGATGGTTTTTGATTTTGCCGATGTTTGCGTCGGTGATTCTCGGCGGGATTGGCAACCCCTACGGCGCGATCGCGGGTGCGTTGGTAATTGGTATCGCCCAAGAAGTTAGCGTCCCCATCCTGGGGTCTGAATACAAGCAGGGCGTTGCCCTCTTGATCATGGTCTTAATTCTGCTTGTCCGTCCCCAAGGCTTGTTTAAGGGCACCCTATAA
- a CDS encoding heavy-metal-associated domain-containing protein — MTLQLKVPSMACSACVDTISKAVATLDPTAKVEADTKTKFVSVETQQPADKVREAIANAGYPVA; from the coding sequence ATGACACTACAACTGAAAGTTCCCAGCATGGCTTGTTCTGCCTGTGTAGACACGATTTCCAAGGCAGTTGCCACTCTTGACCCTACCGCGAAGGTAGAGGCTGATACCAAAACCAAGTTCGTAAGCGTGGAAACACAACAGCCAGCAGACAAAGTGAGGGAAGCGATCGCGAACGCTGGATATCCTGTCGCCTAG